The proteins below come from a single uncultured Carboxylicivirga sp. genomic window:
- a CDS encoding TonB-dependent receptor produces MITKAKNLIRVFAIPKYGLALAGIALMMLSSTIAYGQESRTITGKVISATDNTPIPGTNVFVKGSTRGVITDYDGNYSVEVSENEVLVFSFIGFQTQEIQIVNQTILNVTLTEEVSQFDEVVVVGYGVQQKKLVTGATAQVKGDAIQQQNTTNPLQAMQGQTAGVNISSTSGQPGADMKVTIRGIGTVGNSQPLYIIDGVQGDITTLNASDIESIDVLKDAASAAIYGSQAANGVILVTTKQGKAGKAQITFDAYYGVQNVTRTTDMLNRDEYITIMQEQALNSGSGLYDQSVFEGAANTDWVNQMFYDNAITQNYSLGVTGGSDATVYSMSFGYTGQEGIVGGPDVSNYDRYTFRVNSEHKLYKDVLKVGQHMNFNYLLSNGIQVGNQYSNSLRGAFGTSPLSPVFSDNNIYDSPYNDTSNSPWFKGDGNPYGSMMTNNKNANDQQKMLADVYAELEPIKNLKIKTLLGFNYYASEYRSYSPLYQFSMYAYNNDHTTVNQSMSKGHTTTWTNTASYSFDINAVHKFDAMVGTESIQYQGTSVGASNWDLLSQFDEWDYAYIDNTTGQAELDIDEETGEVKGVIEKRSVSGGPSVKTRRASYFGRIGYNYKEKYMFNATLRVDGSSKFAKGNRWGYFPSASAGWVITNEDFAQSISWLSFLKLRASWGQVGNQSIDDFQFTSPVSTSTNVSNSNPAGNYIFGTAQVNTPGAYPLRLSNPDVKWETSEQTNVGIDAYFVDSRLGVNADFYVKTTKDWLVTAPILATAGANAPIINGGDVKNTGLELALSWSDNIGDLRYNIGVNGAYNKNEVGSIPTDDGIIHGDINMLYDNSEEFYRAQNGYSIGYFWGYETAGIFQSEADIQAWRDAGNGILQENVKPGDVKYIDQDGDGVIDANDKTDLGNGMPDITYGFNINLAYKGFDFTMVANGMMGNKIVQSYRNHTNKQANYTTEILDRWTGEGTSNTIPRVTETNINWQFSDLYVQDGDFLRISNISLGYDFSKLTKNPLFSQLRLYASVQNAFTFTKYNGMDPEIGYGTQGWVSGVDLGYYPRPRTYLMGVNLKF; encoded by the coding sequence ATGATTACAAAAGCCAAAAATCTGATTCGGGTTTTTGCTATTCCTAAATATGGTTTAGCATTAGCTGGAATTGCTTTAATGATGCTATCGTCAACGATAGCTTATGGGCAGGAATCACGAACCATAACTGGTAAGGTGATATCTGCAACCGATAATACTCCTATTCCGGGAACAAACGTGTTTGTAAAAGGAAGTACTAGAGGAGTAATTACAGACTACGATGGAAATTACTCCGTTGAAGTTTCAGAAAATGAGGTATTAGTTTTCTCATTTATTGGATTTCAAACCCAGGAAATTCAAATTGTAAATCAAACTATTTTAAATGTAACTCTTACTGAAGAGGTATCTCAGTTCGATGAAGTTGTTGTTGTTGGATATGGTGTTCAGCAAAAGAAATTGGTAACAGGTGCAACAGCACAGGTTAAAGGTGATGCTATTCAACAGCAAAATACCACCAATCCGTTGCAAGCAATGCAAGGGCAAACTGCAGGGGTTAATATTTCTTCTACTTCAGGTCAGCCAGGAGCAGATATGAAAGTAACGATTCGTGGTATTGGTACTGTTGGTAATTCTCAACCTCTTTATATTATTGATGGGGTACAAGGGGATATCACAACATTAAATGCTTCTGATATCGAAAGTATTGATGTGTTGAAAGATGCGGCATCGGCTGCTATTTACGGTTCACAAGCAGCAAATGGTGTAATCTTGGTAACTACTAAGCAAGGAAAAGCTGGTAAGGCACAAATTACATTTGATGCTTATTATGGAGTTCAAAATGTAACTCGTACTACAGATATGTTGAATCGCGATGAGTACATTACTATAATGCAGGAGCAAGCCTTAAATTCAGGCTCTGGATTATATGATCAAAGTGTATTTGAAGGAGCCGCGAATACCGATTGGGTAAATCAAATGTTTTATGACAATGCAATAACCCAAAATTATTCGTTAGGAGTTACTGGTGGTTCTGATGCCACTGTTTATTCTATGTCTTTTGGATATACTGGTCAAGAAGGTATTGTTGGAGGTCCTGATGTTTCGAATTACGATAGGTATACATTTCGTGTCAACTCTGAGCACAAACTTTATAAAGATGTATTGAAGGTTGGACAGCATATGAATTTTAATTACTTGTTAAGTAATGGTATTCAGGTTGGTAATCAATATAGTAATAGTTTAAGAGGTGCATTCGGAACGTCTCCATTATCACCTGTTTTTAGTGATAATAATATATACGATAGTCCTTATAACGATACATCAAATTCGCCATGGTTTAAGGGTGATGGTAACCCTTACGGCTCAATGATGACTAATAATAAAAATGCAAACGATCAGCAAAAAATGTTAGCTGATGTTTATGCTGAATTGGAGCCAATAAAGAACTTAAAAATCAAAACTTTATTAGGCTTTAATTATTATGCCTCAGAATATCGAAGTTATTCTCCTTTATATCAGTTTTCGATGTATGCCTACAATAATGATCATACAACAGTTAATCAAAGTATGAGTAAAGGGCATACAACTACATGGACTAATACCGCTAGTTATAGCTTTGATATAAATGCAGTTCATAAGTTTGATGCTATGGTTGGTACTGAATCGATTCAATATCAGGGTACTTCAGTTGGAGCCTCAAATTGGGATTTATTAAGTCAGTTTGATGAATGGGATTACGCATATATCGATAATACCACAGGGCAAGCTGAGTTGGATATTGATGAAGAGACAGGTGAAGTCAAAGGAGTAATTGAGAAGAGATCAGTTAGTGGTGGTCCTTCAGTGAAGACTCGTCGTGCATCTTACTTCGGACGTATAGGATATAACTACAAAGAAAAGTACATGTTTAATGCTACTTTAAGGGTTGACGGATCATCTAAATTCGCAAAAGGTAATCGTTGGGGGTATTTCCCTTCAGCATCTGCTGGTTGGGTAATCACAAATGAAGATTTTGCGCAATCTATTAGCTGGTTAAGCTTTTTGAAATTAAGAGCCAGTTGGGGGCAGGTTGGTAATCAGTCAATCGATGATTTTCAATTTACATCTCCAGTAAGTACATCAACCAATGTATCAAATAGTAATCCTGCAGGTAACTATATTTTTGGTACCGCTCAAGTAAATACTCCTGGAGCTTATCCTTTACGTCTTTCTAATCCTGATGTAAAGTGGGAAACATCAGAACAAACTAACGTTGGTATTGATGCATATTTTGTTGATAGTCGTTTAGGTGTTAATGCTGATTTCTATGTAAAAACTACGAAGGATTGGTTAGTAACAGCACCTATCTTAGCTACAGCCGGTGCTAATGCCCCAATTATTAATGGAGGTGATGTTAAGAACACTGGTTTAGAATTGGCTCTTAGCTGGTCTGATAATATTGGTGATTTACGTTACAACATCGGAGTTAACGGCGCATATAATAAAAATGAAGTAGGTAGCATTCCTACGGATGATGGAATAATCCACGGTGATATTAATATGTTGTATGATAATTCTGAAGAATTTTATCGTGCACAAAATGGGTATTCAATTGGTTATTTCTGGGGATATGAGACAGCAGGAATTTTCCAAAGTGAAGCAGATATTCAGGCTTGGAGAGATGCTGGTAATGGAATACTTCAGGAAAATGTTAAACCAGGTGATGTTAAATATATAGATCAAGATGGTGACGGTGTTATTGATGCCAATGATAAAACTGATTTGGGCAACGGTATGCCTGATATTACTTACGGTTTCAATATTAATTTAGCTTATAAAGGATTTGATTTTACGATGGTTGCCAACGGAATGATGGGAAATAAAATTGTTCAATCATATCGTAATCATACCAATAAACAAGCTAACTATACAACCGAAATTTTGGACCGCTGGACAGGTGAGGGAACATCAAATACAATTCCTCGCGTAACAGAAACTAATATTAACTGGCAATTCTCTGATTTATACGTACAAGATGGAGATTTCTTAAGAATTAGTAACATTTCTTTAGGATATGATTTTAGTAAATTAACTAAAAATCCATTGTTTAGTCAGTTACGCTTATATGCATCTGTACAAAATGCTTTCACTTTTACCAAGTACAATGGTATGGATCCAGAAATTGGATATGGAACTCAAGGCTGGGTATCTGGTGTTGATTTAGGCTATTATCCTCGTCCTCGTACTTATTTAATGGGGGTAAATCTTAAATTTTAA
- a CDS encoding cellulase family glycosylhydrolase — translation MKRIYNNVFLLILLVVSLNACSDNEEKVDPELVVSISELSFDKQQESEIFHVKCNVNWTAESSADWCSISPSEGGVGTSSIDVIVDANDLYEERNAQITIKAGDIIKNVSVTQTKNYSLVLDQTLYSLTQEEQDLTITFTRSEDVQIMINDPWISQKELKSVINDSKEFVVQANSGMVSRKGTITFTLNDITEIVTITQEGVGGGSVPADMTGVESNAIELGAKIIAGWNVGNSLEVPGGETGWGNPKVTKDVIDAVKAAGFNAVRIPCAWDGYIVDRETYEISSTWLARVKEVVDYCIDNDMYAIINTHWDGGWLENNPTYDKQNEVNEQLYAIWQQVGIYFRDYDEHLLFAGTNEVHIENVYTKPTNENIEVQQSFNQTFVDAVRSTGGKNAYRNLIVQTYNTNIGWGVELHNMPTDEANGRLFVEVHYYDPYEFTLSTGNGHKILWGEGYDNSYWGQEDYVESTFASMKTTFYDKGIPIILGEYGAMYRSSLSGDDLALHNESRNYFLETVTAEAKANGFVPFIWDNGGDDFGLFNRYTAEQIHPDAIQAIIDGASN, via the coding sequence ATGAAAAGGATATATAATAACGTGTTCTTATTGATTTTACTTGTAGTTTCATTAAACGCATGCTCTGATAATGAAGAAAAAGTAGATCCTGAGTTGGTTGTTTCAATAAGTGAATTAAGTTTTGATAAACAACAAGAATCAGAGATTTTCCATGTTAAATGTAATGTTAATTGGACTGCAGAATCATCGGCTGATTGGTGTTCGATATCGCCATCTGAGGGGGGTGTTGGAACTTCGTCTATTGATGTAATAGTAGATGCAAATGATTTATATGAAGAACGAAATGCCCAAATAACCATTAAAGCAGGAGATATCATTAAAAATGTTTCTGTTACTCAAACTAAAAACTATTCTCTAGTTTTAGATCAAACACTGTATTCTTTAACACAAGAAGAGCAAGATCTAACAATTACATTTACACGATCAGAGGATGTTCAAATCATGATCAATGATCCTTGGATTTCGCAAAAAGAATTAAAAAGTGTCATTAATGATTCAAAGGAATTTGTGGTACAAGCTAATTCTGGAATGGTATCCAGAAAAGGTACGATTACCTTTACATTAAATGATATTACAGAAATTGTAACAATAACACAAGAAGGTGTAGGCGGAGGATCTGTTCCTGCTGATATGACAGGTGTAGAAAGTAATGCCATTGAGTTAGGAGCAAAAATTATAGCTGGATGGAATGTGGGTAATTCATTAGAGGTACCTGGAGGAGAAACAGGTTGGGGAAATCCAAAAGTTACTAAAGATGTGATTGATGCTGTTAAAGCTGCAGGCTTTAATGCTGTGCGTATTCCTTGTGCATGGGATGGTTACATCGTTGACCGCGAAACATATGAAATTAGTAGCACATGGTTGGCTCGTGTAAAAGAGGTGGTTGATTATTGTATTGATAATGATATGTATGCTATTATTAATACCCACTGGGATGGTGGATGGTTAGAAAATAACCCTACCTATGACAAGCAAAATGAAGTAAATGAACAATTGTATGCTATTTGGCAACAAGTAGGTATTTATTTCCGCGATTATGATGAACATTTATTATTTGCCGGAACAAATGAAGTTCATATTGAAAATGTTTATACAAAACCTACCAATGAAAATATTGAAGTTCAACAGTCATTTAATCAAACTTTTGTGGATGCTGTTAGATCAACTGGGGGTAAAAATGCCTATCGAAATTTAATAGTTCAAACCTATAATACCAATATTGGTTGGGGAGTAGAACTACATAATATGCCAACAGACGAAGCAAATGGCCGTTTGTTTGTTGAAGTACATTACTACGATCCTTATGAATTTACGTTAAGTACTGGTAATGGTCATAAAATATTATGGGGTGAAGGATATGACAATTCATATTGGGGACAGGAAGATTATGTAGAAAGTACTTTTGCCTCTATGAAAACTACTTTTTATGATAAAGGAATTCCCATTATTCTTGGAGAATATGGTGCCATGTATCGTTCTAGTTTATCGGGCGATGATTTAGCGCTTCATAATGAGTCTCGTAATTATTTCCTAGAAACTGTTACTGCAGAAGCAAAAGCTAATGGTTTTGTGCCTTTTATCTGGGATAATGGAGGTGATGATTTTGGATTATTTAACCGGTATACTGCCGAACAAATTCATCCGGATGCAATACAAGCGATTATTGATGGAGCTTCTAATTAA
- a CDS encoding RagB/SusD family nutrient uptake outer membrane protein has protein sequence MNKIKLYILAIATFSLSLFSCTDSFLDVDQETSIGDDNFYKTIDDFEMALIGCYDGYQRTGSDGTTAFPITSEVLSDNCFGGTGNTDGRAYQLLDRFDKGQSPSDNDVFNSTWATYYTGIFRCNTLLKKLDEVSFEGEEETIARIAGETHFLRGLLYFELVRLFNKVPLLTEPTTDNVPQADPADVYKLIAEDLKFAAENINYPAWSASWASANDGRATQWAAKAMLGRVFLFYTGYYGKSDLEGVVDKAYVLKGLEDVYDEGGFSLVEDYKNLWEAACSTPIEESNTLENTWVGKGNQEAIFSQKFNYTSDYNGNSDGNRWLIMLGMRNTNWSPYGKGWGACTVNPKLFTAFESGDTRRSASIIDLASEGIESVFDFKDQREYTGYSNKKYTPMCYPDGTTTVEGLGEGDFQISQYQDYIVMRLSDVMLMAAELGSDRAETFLTEVRHRAGLDPVSVTPENIMAERRFEFAFEGIRYWDLLRQGVEVAASTIAETNVPVLSGNAEDYVSIDKADIIATKGFMQIPNTQITLSDGVLVQNDGWK, from the coding sequence ATGAATAAGATTAAATTATATATATTGGCAATAGCAACATTTAGTTTGAGCCTATTCTCTTGTACTGATTCTTTTCTTGATGTGGATCAGGAAACATCAATAGGAGATGATAATTTTTATAAAACCATCGATGATTTTGAAATGGCCTTAATTGGTTGTTACGATGGTTATCAACGAACCGGTTCTGATGGTACAACGGCCTTCCCAATTACATCAGAGGTATTATCTGATAATTGTTTTGGAGGTACCGGTAATACTGATGGAAGAGCGTATCAGTTATTAGATCGTTTTGATAAAGGACAGTCTCCATCTGACAACGATGTTTTTAACTCTACCTGGGCAACTTACTATACTGGTATTTTCCGATGTAATACCTTGTTAAAAAAACTTGACGAGGTAAGTTTTGAGGGAGAAGAAGAAACAATCGCACGTATTGCTGGTGAAACACATTTTTTAAGAGGCTTATTATATTTCGAATTGGTAAGACTATTTAATAAAGTTCCATTATTAACAGAACCAACTACTGATAATGTACCTCAGGCTGATCCTGCAGATGTTTATAAATTAATTGCTGAAGATTTAAAATTTGCTGCTGAAAATATCAATTATCCTGCCTGGAGTGCCAGTTGGGCTTCTGCTAATGATGGAAGAGCAACTCAATGGGCAGCTAAAGCTATGCTTGGTAGAGTTTTCTTGTTTTATACAGGTTATTATGGTAAATCTGATTTAGAAGGTGTTGTTGACAAGGCCTACGTATTGAAAGGTTTAGAAGATGTTTACGATGAAGGTGGTTTTAGTTTAGTTGAGGATTATAAAAATCTATGGGAAGCTGCTTGTTCAACTCCAATTGAAGAAAGTAATACGCTTGAAAATACTTGGGTTGGAAAAGGTAATCAAGAAGCTATTTTCTCTCAAAAATTCAACTATACATCCGATTATAATGGAAACAGTGATGGTAATCGTTGGTTAATTATGTTAGGTATGCGTAATACAAATTGGTCGCCATACGGAAAAGGATGGGGAGCATGTACTGTTAATCCAAAGTTATTTACTGCATTTGAATCTGGAGATACAAGAAGATCTGCCTCTATTATAGATCTTGCAAGCGAGGGAATCGAATCTGTTTTTGATTTTAAAGATCAACGTGAATATACAGGTTACTCAAACAAGAAATATACCCCAATGTGCTATCCTGACGGAACTACAACCGTGGAAGGATTAGGAGAAGGTGATTTTCAAATATCACAATATCAAGATTATATTGTAATGCGTCTTTCTGATGTTATGCTAATGGCTGCAGAATTAGGAAGTGATAGAGCTGAAACTTTTCTAACAGAGGTAAGACATCGAGCTGGTCTTGATCCTGTTAGTGTTACACCGGAGAACATAATGGCAGAACGTCGTTTTGAATTTGCCTTTGAAGGAATCCGCTATTGGGATTTATTACGTCAGGGTGTTGAGGTGGCAGCATCAACCATTGCTGAAACAAATGTGCCTGTATTAAGTGGAAATGCTGAGGATTATGTTAGTATTGATAAGGCTGATATTATTGCAACTAAAGGATTTATGCAGATTCCAAATACTCAGATAACACTTTCTGATGGAGTTTTAGTACAAAACGATGGTTGGAAATAA